The sequence CGTTAAATTTTATATTGCCCACGCTCCCTCTGTTAACGGCTTCGTCGAGTCCGTCGTCGTACATGAGAGTCCTGAGCGAATTATCCCGGTCGAGTATATTAATTTTTCTTACTTCGTCGAAATCGTGGTCGTCGGCTTCCAACCAGAATACGGGAACGAAATTGAATTTATCGTATTTATCATTTAAGTATGTCGCCAGTTTGATGGCTGTAATAGTCTTGTAAAACGTATAAAGCGGTCCTCCGAAAATACCCAATTGCTGTCCGGTAACAATCGCTATTGTATTTTTCGAATTTAGTTCCTCTATGTTGGAAAGCGTAAGTTTCGAAGCGCGGATGTTTTTGTACTGTTCTTTGATTATTTCCGTTACTTTTTCTCTGTGTGGTCGTTCGTATGAATGAAGAGAATCGAATAGCTTTTGATATCCCTGTTCGTCGCGAAAGTTTTTGCCGTAAAATTTTTCTACGTTTTCGAATTCATAAAGATAATCGAGAAATAAATTCGGATGTCCGGGTATGTCCGAATAATTTATGTACATTATTGACCTCAGACTTAATGAAAAATATTTTATATTTGTCGAAGTAATAATATGAAGATTTTACAGTGTCAAAATAATAAAAAATCCAATAGACTAAAATCGATAATTTGATAAGGGGGAACTTAATGTCGCGGGAATTTATTATCTCCGTAGACCTCGGAGGAACAAAAATATTGACTGCTCTGGTCGATAAAGATAATAATATCGTATCGCGTATAAAAATTCCTACTTCTTTGAAAAAAGGAGCGGACGGTTTGGTCGACTCGATCTCCGAGTCGGTAACAGCGATAATAAGGGAAAATAGCCTGACCGAAAAAAATATTAAAGCCGTGGCAATGGGCGTACCCGGTACGGTTAATCCCTTTACTGGAATAATAGATACCGCTCCGAATCTCGGGATCAATAATTTCAATATAAAAGAAGCTCTCTCTTCAAAAATTTCGATGCCCGTTTTGATTGAAAACGACGTTAATCTGGCAGGACTGGGAATCAAGAAATTCGAGTTCGGGGATGAAGTGAAGAATATGCTGGTGGTGTTTATCGGAACGGGAATAGGAGGCGCTCTGTTCTTCGACGGTAAAATCTACAGAGGTTCCAGTTTCTACGCCGGCGAAATTGGTCATATGCTGGTTGACAAAAAAGGCGCGTTTGCCACAAAACCCAAAAGAAGAACTTTCGAAAAGACTGCCAGCAGAACTGCAATTGAGGAAACTATTATTAAAGAAATCCGTAAGGGAAAGGATTCGATACTAAGAAAGTACGTAGAATCCGGAAAGAAATTAAAAAGCAAAGTATTGCTCGAGGCGTTAAAAAAGCAGGATAAATTGACGGTGAAGGTTCTGTCGAAAGCGGCGACAGTTACGGGTACTGTACTCGGTAGTTTAACAACTTTACTGAATTTCGATACCATTGTTCTGGGGGGCGGGGTAGTGGAGGCAATGGAGGACTTTATACTCCCGATTATTAAAGCCTCGTTTTACAACGGCGTTTTACCGGCTCCGGGTAAGATTGTCGAAATAAGAGCTACTAAATTGGGGGACGACGCTGCAATCTACGGCGGTATTGCCCTGGCGGAGGAATTCCTGAAATAATAATTTACCCGAGTTGTTCTTTGTATTTTTCTTCAATCGATTCAAGCTGAGTAGATAATTCCGTCCATTCTTCGAAAGACAGTTCGAGCTCTTTTTTAATGTTATTATAAGCGATGTTTTTTTCTTTTAAGAATTCCGGATTGTTAAATGTCTTGGGGTCGGCCAGTTCTTTTTCCAATTCAAGTTTAGTTTGCTCGAGTTCGTTTATTCTTTCTTCGCAATGGTATAATCTTTCCCTTAATTCTTTCGTTTCTTTATATTTTAATTGACGCAGCTCGGCTTCTTTTCTTTTGGTTTCTTTTCTGAACGATTTGTTGGACTGATTCTGTCCTGCAGATTCTTCGAACGCTCGTTCTTCTTCTTTTTTCGATAAATAATAATCGATGCCGCCGTAATGAACTCTGAGGGATTTGTCTCTTAATTCATAAACCTTGTTAATTATCGGTTTCAGAAAATCAATATCGTGGGATACGATTATCAATGTGCCTTTGAAATCCGCCAGAGCGTTTTGCAGAATTTCTTTGGATGAATAATCGAGATGGTTCGTCGGTTCGTCGAGAATTATAACATTGCTTTTTGTAAGCAGGAGACGCGCCAAAGCGAGCCTGCTTTTTTCTCCGCCCGAGAGAACTTTCACTTTCTTAAATATCGAATCCCCCGTAAAAAGGAACGAACCGAGCAACGACCTTAATTGACCCGGAGTCAGTTCGTCGTTTACCGTTTGCAATGAATCGATCAGGTCGTCTTCTCCATTTAAAGATTCGGTAACTTCCTGTTCGTAGTAGGAGACTATTGTGTTATGTCCGTAAATTACTTCCCCGGAAGAGGGCTCAATTCTTTTGGCAATTACTTTTGCTAACGTAGTTTTGCCGGCTCCGTTGGGACCGACAATTGCAATTTTTTCTCCACGTTCTATTTTGACGTCAATATTTTCGAGCACTTTTAAGACGCCGTACGATTTTGAAATCTTTTTTAATTCAACGGGAATTGCGCCGCTCTGTTCCACTTCGGGAATACGGAAATTTATATGTTTTTCGTCGTCTTCGAGCTCGACCCTTTCGAGTTTTTCCAATTGCTTTATGCGGCTTTGGACCTGTCGAGCTTTTGTAGCTTTATACCTGAATCTTTCGATAAAGCGTTCTGTTTCTTTGATTTTCTTTTCGAGATTTTTTTCAGCTTCTTTTAATTGTATTTCTCTTTCTTTACGAAATCTTAAATATTGATCGTATGTGCCGGGGAAAAAATTAATTTTTCTGTTAAATATTTCGAGAGTTTTGTTTGTAACGTTATTAATAAAATGTCTGTCGTGCGAAACGATTATCAAAGCGCCGCGGTAATTTTTAAGAAAGCCTTCTAACCACATTAATGTGTCGATGTCAAGGTGATTCGTCGGTTCGTCGAGAAGTATTAAATCGTTTTCTCCCAATAAAATCTTAGCCAATTGAATTCTCATTTGCCATCCGCCCGAAAACTCTTCGGTTCTGCGATTGAAATCGGTATTTTTGAATCCCAAGCCCGTAAGTACTTTTTCGGCTCTCGCTTCAAGCGAATAATAATCGTTTTGCTCCTTAAGATGATGTATCTCTCCCAACTCCTCAATAAGCTCCTTTTTTTCCGCTTCGGTTATGTCGGCGGATTCCAATTGAGAAATTATCGACGCTTCTTTTTCTTCGAGTTGTTTAATGTCGGGCATCGAGGATTTTACTTCTTCAAGAAGCGTTCTTTCCTTGAATCTTATCAAATCCTGAGGCAAGTAACCGATTCTTGTCCCTTTTTGAATAAGTACTTTGCCGGTTTCAGGCAGTTCCAATCCGCATATTATTTTCAACAAGGTGGACTTGCCCTTGCCGTTGGAACCGACAAGAGCAATTTTATCGTCTCGATTGATTTTAATATTTACGTCTTCGAATAAGTTGTCGCCCGTAAATTGAACGGATAAATTTATTATGTCAATCATAAATTCTTATTTCCGAATAACTGCTACTTTGGACACCGCCACATTATTGGCGTCTCTGTCGTACGCTACAATAATATATATTCCGGAGGAGACGTAATTGCCGTCGTTGTCTCTGCCGTCCCAGTATGCAATTCTTCCTCCGGGGGCTTTGAAGTCTCTTATCAGTTTGTTATTGATATCTATTATTTTTATATAGGAATCGTCGATTAACCCGTCGATTGTCAGAGTGTTTTCGGCGGAATTATTGACGACAAAAGGAGACGGATAAACGAAAATCTCTCCGAAAGATTCGGCGGGCTGTAAAAATGTAGTTTCGATTTTTACAAGTCCGTAATCTGTGCCCGCATAAACAATCCCTCTCTTTTTATCGATTGTAATTGAACGTATCATGTCGTCGGGCAGGGGACTGTTGAGAGACGTAAAATAATTGATAACTTCGAATCCGTCGGATGAAAGCTGCAATAAACCTTTGTTTGTGCCTACCCATTTTTGATCCACGGCGTCGACGGCTATCGAAGTTACCGAAAGTCCCCTGAGAGAAGGGATGGAGATATTTAGCACCGAAGGATTTGAGGGATCCGGTATAATGTTCATACCGAGACTTGTGCCCACCCACAATTGTCCTCTGTTATCGACTTTGAGCGCCGTTATTGTGTTCGTAAGAAGTCCGTTTAATTGACTGATATAGCCCTGTTTGTCGTCGTTTGTGTTTGAGAAAGTTCCGTTTTCGTTATAGTAATAGAGACCGATTCTTCCCGAAAACAAACGGAACCATTTAGTATCGAACTGGTCGATTTCCAACTCGTATGCCAAATCGTTCGAAGACAGCAACGGTTTTGTGAACGAATAGCCGTACCAGTTGCCGTCGGTTGTCAGAACGTAAAGCTGCTGCAGGAAAGTGTTCTGAAGGTTTGTCAGCCAGACGTTGCCTTTGGAATCTTCTTCCATATCTGTGATTACAACAAAATTCGGATCGTTCGGGACTCCCGCCAACGGACTGTTTGAGCTGTTGTAAGCCGTGAGCGCTCCATCCTTATAAACGGCAAAACCTCTTCCCCAGGTGCCTAAGTATACTGCATTTGAAGTTCTTGAAGCGCGCACGCTGAAAACGTCGTTGGTTTGAAGCGAGGGAAATTTCTGATAATTCACTACGTCCCACCGGTTGCCGTCGAATACCATAGCTCCGATGCCTTGCCCGTCTTTTCCTGTGGCAATCCACAGGTTGCCATCAAGGTCTACGTCCATATTTAAAAACGAATTGCTTGGCGGGTTGTCCGGCTTTATTATTCTTTCGATTCCGTTGTCAAGTTCAATTACGCCTGCCGTTGTGCCAATATAGATATTCCCGTTATAAACCGTGACCGATTTAAAATCATAAGAATTATTGTTGTAGATTAACGATTCATTCGAACCGTCGTAGAGGTAAATCGAATTTTTTGTGGCTGCGTATATAAGACTGCCGTCCACGTAAACGTCGACAACGGGAACAGTTTGCAAAGTTAAAATATCCCAGGATGAATTGAATTCGTAAACGCCGTTGTCGGTAGCCGCAATTACTCTATTGTTATAGATATCGAATTTTCGAATCGTACCGAAGAAGCCCGAAGACGGCGACGAATAATTATCCCATGACTCGGGCGCGACAAGATTAATTGTCCCCGGTTTTTGAACTGCAATACCGGAGGAAGTAGCCGTAAAAATTCTCTCTTTTTTGATTACCGCATTTACGTTAATTTCCGTGGAAAAATTTCCGAATTTTGTAAAAGTGTCGTAAAGCGAATAATTATTTTTATTAATCAATACAACGCCGAAAGAAGTGGCTACGAAAATTGTGTCGCCTCTGGCATAAAGATTATTTACTCTTTTTTGAGATTTATCGGACTTATATATATCGAGGATGTTTTTTGTCTCGCCGTTTTCAGTGTCGTAAAAAATTACATAACCCTCTTCTGTGCCGAACCAAATGTTCTTATCGGAATCGACTAAAATCGAAGTGAAATTCTGACTGTTGAGCTTGTCGGCTTTGTTTACGATTACGAACGAAGAATCGCTAGGATTGAACAAGTAAGCTCCTCCGGTTGTGGCAACCCATACTCCTTCATCGGACGTAGTTAGATCGACCACATTATCCATATTAGCATAGACTTCCCAGTTTAATATGTTCTGGGCGTAGATATTCACACAAACAAACAAGAATAACAAAAGGCTTTGGGTTAATCTAAACATATTTTACCGCAAGTTATTATAATTGATAATAAAAGATAATATTTAAACTACATAATTGCATTTAACGAGAAAAAAATAGGAAATGAAAAAAAGATCAGAAATCAAGCGGTGTTCCTGTGAAGCATTTTTCTCATGGCGTCGAGATGGTTCGGAGCTAAATTGAATTTACCCAGATTGTCTTCGTCGTTTTTTTTACCACCGTGAAAATCCGAGCCTCCGCTTTCCAGAAGACAATATTGATTTACGATGCCTTTATAAAACCCGATTTGATTGTCGTTATGGCTAGGATGAATTACTTCAATGCCGTCGAGACCCGCTTCGATAATATTGACAAGAATCGATTCCTTGATGAAACCCGGATGAGCGATAAACGAAAGTCCGCCGGCGTCTTCAATCAGTTTCAAAGCGCTTTGCGGTGAGAAATGAATTTTCCTTTCGTATGCGGGTCCTTTGTCGCCGATATATTTTTCGAACGCTTCGAAGTAATTGTCGATAATTCCGAGGTCGACCAGCGTATAAGCAATATGGGGCCTGCCGATGGCGGAATTTTGAGCTCTGTCAATAACGTCGTCGATTTTAATATTCATTCCGAGATTTCTCAGCTTGTCGACAATCCTTTTGGCGCGGTGGTAGCGTTCTTCTTTGAAAAAAGCGAGATATTTTTTCAGCTCTTCGTTTTTATAGTCGATAAAGTAAGCCAGTAAATGAACTTCAACATTGTCGATGTCGGTGCTTATTTCGAGTCCCGGAATTACTTCTACTCCGAGATCTTTTCCGCATACAATAGCTTTTTCCAATCCGTCGATCGTGTCGTGATCGGTAATGCTGATTGTGCGCAAACCTTTTTCGTAAGCCATTTGAACAATTTCCTCGGGCGAATAGGCGCCGTCCGAGTAGGTAGTATGTATATGCATGTCAATCATATTAGCCGTATAGTTCCTTGAATTTTTCGTAGTCTACAATTCTTATATTCGGTCCGTCGATCTCGATCAAACCTTTTTTGGCAAAAGAATGGAGAGTTCTTGAGATTGTTTCTCTCGAAGTGCCCGCCATATTTGCAATATCCTGTTGAACGGGCAATTTTTCGAGTTCGACTTTGCCTTGTTTTATTTTGCCGATACTTTCGGCAAGTTCGAGTAAGACCGTCGCCACTTTACCTTCGGCGTCTTTGAGCGAGAGCGCTTTTATTTTAACGTCGGCAGACCGAAGGCGGCGCGTGAGTTCTTCGAGAAGCGCCAGGGCTACGTCGTGATGCTCCTTGAGCAATTCGATAAATTCGTTCCTCTGTATAATAAAAATCTCCGAGTCTTCGATTGCTGTAACCGTAGCCGACCTGGCTTGTCCGTCGAGAATTGCCATCTCGCCGAAAAAATCATTCTCCGAGAGTATCGACAGGATAACTTCTTTGCCGTCCTCGCTCGTACGCGATACTTTGACTTTGCCACTCAGAATAATGAACAGCGCAGTGCCGGATTCGTCTTCTTTCAATATTACTTCATTCCTGGAATATATCTTACGAGCGCCGGAAATTTCAATACTTTTTAGAGTGTCATCAGGCAAATTCGAAAAAATCGGCACGTATCTAAGGAAACTCCCCGCCTCCATATCCCTTCCCGAAGTTAATTTAAGAATGATTTTATAAAAATAACTTTTTATAAATCATTTGACAAGTAATTTTATATGTTGTAAAAGTAAGGAAAATAATATAAACGGATTGTATATCCATTATTTGAATTTAATAAAAAACAAGCCGTTTTCCTAAATTAATTAGAACTAATGTTCGCTTTGGTTTAACTAAAACGGTTAATCTAAAAATACTATTAAAAAATTACAGAATCTTAACGCCTCTAAATTGAAAAAGGGGAGATAATTATCTATATTTGTGTCCGAATTTATACACAAATTCGTAATTGGAGGATAAATTATGGCAGTAAAAGTAGGTATTAACGGATTCGGAAGAATCGGCAGATTAGTACTCAACGTACTAGCTGAAAAAGGTTACCTCGGCAAAGAGGTAGACGTTGTAGCTGTTGTAGATATCAGCACAGACGCAAAATATTTTGCTTATCAGTTAAAATATGATTCCGTTCACGGAAAATTCAAAGGAACACTCGGAAGCGAAAAAAGCGATCCGTCGCTTGAAGCCGACGATGTGCTTGTCGTCAACGGACATAAAATCAAATGTGTAATGGCTCAGAAAGAGCCCTCCCAATTGCCCTGGAAAGATCTCGGAGTAGACATTGTAATCGAATCGACAGGGTTGTTTACCAGTTTCGACAAAGCCAAAGGTCATATCGACGCAGGCGCTAAAAAAGTATTGATTACGGCTCCGGGCAAAGGCGACGTTAAAACAATCGTTATGGGCGTGAACGACGATTCGTACGATCCCGAAAAGGACGTCATCGTTTCGAACGCTTCGTGTACAACTAACTGTCTTGCTCCCGTTGTTCACGTGTTGATGAAAGAAGGAATCGGAATCGAAACCGGTTTGATGACCACAATCCACTCTTACACAGCAACTCAAAAAACCGTCGACGGTCCATCGAAAAAAGACTGGAGAGGCGGAAGAGCCGCAGCCATCAATATCATACCTTCGTCCACCGGCGCCGCAAAAGCGGTCGGACAGGTATTGCCTTCGACCAAAGGCAAATTGACCGGTATGTCGTTCCGTGTGCCTACCGCAGACGTTTCGGTTGTAGACCTTACATTCCGCTCCGAAAGAGACACTTCGATCGAAGAAATCGACGAGTTGATGAAAAAAGCTTCCGAAACATACCTCAAAGGTATTCTCGGTTACTGCGACGAAGAAGTTGTATCGACCGATTTCATTCACGACGAACGTTCTTCGATTTACGACTCGCTGGCTACTCTTAAAAACAACTTGCCGGGAGAAAAGAGATTCTTCAAAATCGTTTCCTGGTACGATAACGAATGGGGTTATTCCTGCAGAGTTGTCGATTTACTCCTTAAAATGAGTAAATAATATCGACTAAATTTAAGGAAAGACGCAGTCGACGGAAAAGCCGCGCTGCGTCTTTTTTATATCGGGTAAAGAAAATCGATGGAGGATAAAATGAAAAAATTAAGTATCGACAAAGTAGACCTCAAAGGAAAAAGAGTTCTGGTTCGCGTGGATTTCAACGTGCCTTACGATGAAAACATGAATATTACTGACGACTTGAGAATTAGAGCCGCGTTGCCGACAATTAAAAAAATAATGTCCGACGGCGGAAAAGCAATTTTAATGAGTCATCTCGGCAGACCCAAAGGGAATCCGAATCCCAAGTATTCCTTAAAACCGGTTGCAGCTCGTTTGAGCGAATTGCTCGGAAAAGAAGTGAAATTCGCCCCTGATTGCATAGGCGATGAAGTAAAAGCCATGGCTGATTCTCTGCAGGAAGGCGATGTATTGTTGCTGGAGAATTTGCGTTTTCACGCTGAAGAAGAGAAGAACGACCCCGAATTTGCAAAACAGCTTGCAAGTTTAGGAGACGTTTATATTAACGACGCCTTCGGAAGCGCGCACCGCGCTCATGCTTCCACGGAAGGCGTTACAAAATATATCGACGTATGCGCCGCCGGTTACCTGATGCAAAAAGAATTGGACTATCTCGGCGGAGCCATCGCAAATCCCGAACGCCCGTTTACGGCTATTCTGGGCGGTTCGAAAATATCGGGCAAGATTGACGTCATCGAAAATCTCCTGCCGAAAGTAGACAACCTTTTGATCGGCGGAGGAATGGCTTATACGTTTTATAAAGCGATGGGTTACGAAATCGGTAAGTCTCTGCTTGAGGAAGAGAAGATTGACCTTGCCAAAGAAATGCTCGAGAAATTCAAAACATCCGGAAAGAACGTATTGCTGCCGAAGGACAACGTGGTAGCTCCGGAATTCAATAACGACGCTCCCGCCGAAGTAGTCGACTCGGATAAAATACCCGCCGACAAAATGGGGCTCGATATAGGACCGAAAACAATAGAAGCTTTCAGAAAAGTAATCCTCGAAAGCAAAACAATAATCTGGAACGGGCCGCTCGGCGTTTTCGAATTCGATAATTTTGCAAAAGGCACCTTTGCAATTGCAGAAGCGCTTGCCGAAGCTACGGCTAAAGGAGCAAAAACCATAATCGGAGGCGGCGATTCTGCCGCGGCAATTAAAAAAGCAAATCTCGAAGATAAAGTCTCTCACGTTTCGACCGGGGGAGGCGCCTCGCTTGAATTCCTCGAAGGCAAAGTCCTGCCGGGCGTTGCCGCTTTGAACGACGACAATTGATAATTTATGCCGGGGCTGACTCCTTTCGATGAGTCAGCCCGCATTTAATTTCTTCGATGTAGGGCATTTCTCGTAAAAAAAAATTATTTTCGTATATAAAAAAGAGCGATTAATAAATGGGACTTGATTCAAGAGATTATTATCGGCCGTCTGGTTTCGGAGGCTTTTCCTTCTTCCCGAAGGTAATAAAAAATTTACTGATTATTAATGTAGTTGTATTTTTAATTCAGTTAATATTCGAGAACTTTACATTCGGGGGTATTCCCGGATGGTATTTCTTAAACAGATATTTCGCGCTTAATCCGATCTCGGGCTTCGATCAACTCGGAGAGCCTTATAATTTCCAGATATGGCAATTTATAACTTACCAGTTTATGCACGGCAGTTTTACCCATATTCTGTTTAATATGTTTATGCTCTGGATGTTCGGAATGGAAATTGCGAATTTAATGGGCCCGAGAAAGTTTTTGATATTTTATCTGGCGTGCGGAATAGGCGCCGGACTCTTCCAGATATTATTGTCGCCTCTGCTGGGTTCGGTCTCGGCGCCGACAATCGGAGCTTCGGGCGCGGTTTTCGGAATAATGATCGCATTTGCAATGTTTTTCCCCGACCGATATATTTTGTTCTATTTCCTTATCCCTATCAAAGCCAAATATTTGATCGCAATTCTTGTATTGTTCGAATTCGTTTCCGTAAACGAGCCCACAATCGTAGCTCACCTGGCTCACATCGGCGGAGCAGTTACGGGATTCCTTTTCATTATGCTCGACCGCAACTATCATTTCAGATTCGATAATTTGTTCAATTTATTTAAACGGAGCAAAAGTTTCGGCAGCTCCGCTAAATTCAGAAAGCCGCGTAAATTCAAAGGAACTGAAATCGAAGAAGCCGAATTCTATGAATTGGATTCCGACGAAGAAGAAATTACACAGGAAGAGATCGACAGAATTCTGGACAAAATTAGCCAAAGCGGGTACCAAAATTTGACGGAACGTGAAAAGAGAATTCTTTTTGAAGCCAGTAAAAGAAAATAAAATTATACTGTTGGCATTCTTTTTTTGCCCGCATTATTTTTCGGTTGCAAACAAAAAACTCAGATCGAAGATCGGATCGCTTCGGAGCTATACGTTCACATTTTGATAATCAATGAAAAATACGGCGCCGAATCAGATTCCTCAAAAGTTTATAAAAAAGAACTTTTCAAAAAATACAATATCGATGAAAAACAGTTTGATGATTATTTGAAGAGTCTTGAAGAAGATAAAGAAAAGTGGGAACTATTTTTTAATTTATCGGAAGAATATCTTAACCGTTTGAAGGCGGATGGAAATATTAACTGAATCCTTTCCGGGCAAGAGCGATTCGCAATTTGGAATAACTGATTTTTCCCTCAAAAATTTTATACAGGTTTTTAATGTCTCGTATCCCCTCGTTAATTTTTTCATTGATAAGTTCGAGCTCGCCTTTATCGAAGAGATAATCCGTTTCCAGTTCCGGCAATATCCCGATTAAAGTTTCGAGCTGAACTGAGATTACGGATTCCGGCAAACCGGTTATCGACGACATGTCTCTTAAAGAATATCTCTTTTGAACGAGCTCGTAAATTTTCCGGAAGTTTTGAGGAAGATTTTTCTCGGAAAGTTTTTTATCTAAAGAATTTTCTTCCTCTGCGGTTTTAATTACCGACAGAATTTCTTCTCCCAATTTATTGTACATATATTTTGTGAATCCGCGTATCGACATCAACTCCGAATAAGACGATGGTTTGCGACGGGCTATTTCAATCAAAACGTCGTCGGGACAAATCATATATGCAGGCTGATTGAATTTTTGAGAGGCTTCTTTCCGTATTTCTTTCAATTTATTCAAAAGGATCAAACGGGATTCGTAATCGTTCAAATCGTCTCTTTTAATGGCGACTTTTAATTTTACAAGTCCGTTCTTGCACTCGATTTTATTTTCGTTTTGCAAATCGGTAATCGAGTCCTCGATTTCCCAGGCGGCAAAATGAGCGCATGAGGCATACGAAGCGTAATTGCTGTAGTTAGGATCGGCGCCCGTTAATATTTTTGTTAGCGTTTGCGTATGTAAAGGATTGTTGTATTCTCTCAATACGCTGAGAATATGTCCCTTTATATAATCGTTGTCGGATAGCGCGATTTTTACGTTTGTGCAGTTATCGCACTTGCCGCATTCGTAATTATCGTTTTTCTCGCCGAAGTAATCCAGTATGAATTTCATACGGCAGTCGTTAGTATGCGCATAGTCTATCATTCGTTGCAATTTCGTGCGGTGGTGTTTAATCAGGCGTTCGTTGTCCGAAAAGTCGAACTTCAGCAGATCATTCCGAAGCCTTTCTTTAATAAATTTGATTTCAACATGGAGGGTAGGTCTCGTAAAATTAATTATGCCGCTTCGATCGAGAAGTTCGAGATTTTCCGCAATTTCTTTTT comes from Melioribacter roseus P3M-2 and encodes:
- a CDS encoding ROK family protein is translated as MSREFIISVDLGGTKILTALVDKDNNIVSRIKIPTSLKKGADGLVDSISESVTAIIRENSLTEKNIKAVAMGVPGTVNPFTGIIDTAPNLGINNFNIKEALSSKISMPVLIENDVNLAGLGIKKFEFGDEVKNMLVVFIGTGIGGALFFDGKIYRGSSFYAGEIGHMLVDKKGAFATKPKRRTFEKTASRTAIEETIIKEIRKGKDSILRKYVESGKKLKSKVLLEALKKQDKLTVKVLSKAATVTGTVLGSLTTLLNFDTIVLGGGVVEAMEDFILPIIKASFYNGVLPAPGKIVEIRATKLGDDAAIYGGIALAEEFLK
- a CDS encoding ABC-F family ATP-binding cassette domain-containing protein, translating into MIDIINLSVQFTGDNLFEDVNIKINRDDKIALVGSNGKGKSTLLKIICGLELPETGKVLIQKGTRIGYLPQDLIRFKERTLLEEVKSSMPDIKQLEEKEASIISQLESADITEAEKKELIEELGEIHHLKEQNDYYSLEARAEKVLTGLGFKNTDFNRRTEEFSGGWQMRIQLAKILLGENDLILLDEPTNHLDIDTLMWLEGFLKNYRGALIIVSHDRHFINNVTNKTLEIFNRKINFFPGTYDQYLRFRKEREIQLKEAEKNLEKKIKETERFIERFRYKATKARQVQSRIKQLEKLERVELEDDEKHINFRIPEVEQSGAIPVELKKISKSYGVLKVLENIDVKIERGEKIAIVGPNGAGKTTLAKVIAKRIEPSSGEVIYGHNTIVSYYEQEVTESLNGEDDLIDSLQTVNDELTPGQLRSLLGSFLFTGDSIFKKVKVLSGGEKSRLALARLLLTKSNVIILDEPTNHLDYSSKEILQNALADFKGTLIIVSHDIDFLKPIINKVYELRDKSLRVHYGGIDYYLSKKEEERAFEESAGQNQSNKSFRKETKRKEAELRQLKYKETKELRERLYHCEERINELEQTKLELEKELADPKTFNNPEFLKEKNIAYNNIKKELELSFEEWTELSTQLESIEEKYKEQLG
- the porZ gene encoding type IX secretion system anionic LPS delivery protein PorZ, which translates into the protein MFRLTQSLLLFLFVCVNIYAQNILNWEVYANMDNVVDLTTSDEGVWVATTGGAYLFNPSDSSFVIVNKADKLNSQNFTSILVDSDKNIWFGTEEGYVIFYDTENGETKNILDIYKSDKSQKRVNNLYARGDTIFVATSFGVVLINKNNYSLYDTFTKFGNFSTEINVNAVIKKERIFTATSSGIAVQKPGTINLVAPESWDNYSSPSSGFFGTIRKFDIYNNRVIAATDNGVYEFNSSWDILTLQTVPVVDVYVDGSLIYAATKNSIYLYDGSNESLIYNNNSYDFKSVTVYNGNIYIGTTAGVIELDNGIERIIKPDNPPSNSFLNMDVDLDGNLWIATGKDGQGIGAMVFDGNRWDVVNYQKFPSLQTNDVFSVRASRTSNAVYLGTWGRGFAVYKDGALTAYNSSNSPLAGVPNDPNFVVITDMEEDSKGNVWLTNLQNTFLQQLYVLTTDGNWYGYSFTKPLLSSNDLAYELEIDQFDTKWFRLFSGRIGLYYYNENGTFSNTNDDKQGYISQLNGLLTNTITALKVDNRGQLWVGTSLGMNIIPDPSNPSVLNISIPSLRGLSVTSIAVDAVDQKWVGTNKGLLQLSSDGFEVINYFTSLNSPLPDDMIRSITIDKKRGIVYAGTDYGLVKIETTFLQPAESFGEIFVYPSPFVVNNSAENTLTIDGLIDDSYIKIIDINNKLIRDFKAPGGRIAYWDGRDNDGNYVSSGIYIIVAYDRDANNVAVSKVAVIRK
- a CDS encoding PHP domain-containing protein; this encodes MIDMHIHTTYSDGAYSPEEIVQMAYEKGLRTISITDHDTIDGLEKAIVCGKDLGVEVIPGLEISTDIDNVEVHLLAYFIDYKNEELKKYLAFFKEERYHRAKRIVDKLRNLGMNIKIDDVIDRAQNSAIGRPHIAYTLVDLGIIDNYFEAFEKYIGDKGPAYERKIHFSPQSALKLIEDAGGLSFIAHPGFIKESILVNIIEAGLDGIEVIHPSHNDNQIGFYKGIVNQYCLLESGGSDFHGGKKNDEDNLGKFNLAPNHLDAMRKMLHRNTA
- a CDS encoding Crp/Fnr family transcriptional regulator, translated to MEAGSFLRYVPIFSNLPDDTLKSIEISGARKIYSRNEVILKEDESGTALFIILSGKVKVSRTSEDGKEVILSILSENDFFGEMAILDGQARSATVTAIEDSEIFIIQRNEFIELLKEHHDVALALLEELTRRLRSADVKIKALSLKDAEGKVATVLLELAESIGKIKQGKVELEKLPVQQDIANMAGTSRETISRTLHSFAKKGLIEIDGPNIRIVDYEKFKELYG
- the gap gene encoding type I glyceraldehyde-3-phosphate dehydrogenase, encoding MAVKVGINGFGRIGRLVLNVLAEKGYLGKEVDVVAVVDISTDAKYFAYQLKYDSVHGKFKGTLGSEKSDPSLEADDVLVVNGHKIKCVMAQKEPSQLPWKDLGVDIVIESTGLFTSFDKAKGHIDAGAKKVLITAPGKGDVKTIVMGVNDDSYDPEKDVIVSNASCTTNCLAPVVHVLMKEGIGIETGLMTTIHSYTATQKTVDGPSKKDWRGGRAAAINIIPSSTGAAKAVGQVLPSTKGKLTGMSFRVPTADVSVVDLTFRSERDTSIEEIDELMKKASETYLKGILGYCDEEVVSTDFIHDERSSIYDSLATLKNNLPGEKRFFKIVSWYDNEWGYSCRVVDLLLKMSK
- a CDS encoding phosphoglycerate kinase; the protein is MKKLSIDKVDLKGKRVLVRVDFNVPYDENMNITDDLRIRAALPTIKKIMSDGGKAILMSHLGRPKGNPNPKYSLKPVAARLSELLGKEVKFAPDCIGDEVKAMADSLQEGDVLLLENLRFHAEEEKNDPEFAKQLASLGDVYINDAFGSAHRAHASTEGVTKYIDVCAAGYLMQKELDYLGGAIANPERPFTAILGGSKISGKIDVIENLLPKVDNLLIGGGMAYTFYKAMGYEIGKSLLEEEKIDLAKEMLEKFKTSGKNVLLPKDNVVAPEFNNDAPAEVVDSDKIPADKMGLDIGPKTIEAFRKVILESKTIIWNGPLGVFEFDNFAKGTFAIAEALAEATAKGAKTIIGGGDSAAAIKKANLEDKVSHVSTGGGASLEFLEGKVLPGVAALNDDN